In Actinomadura citrea, a single window of DNA contains:
- a CDS encoding nucleoside hydrolase, with amino-acid sequence MTKAPKILYDCDTGIDDAMTLLYLASLVQAGKAELAAVGTVHGNIDPMTGALNTLRVLEAAGLTSGGREPAGPAVPVAVGAARPMAQDVHYALDWHGTDGLGDTHLPEPAGRPVDEPAAAQIVRLARAMPGELTLLATGPLTNLGSALLLDGELPSLVREVVVMGGAFDHPGNITTHAEANIWHDPEAADLVFAADWPIVLVPLDATHPTAVHDDWLDRLAAHDTPVARFAANILEFYADAYTPTLKRRGAVIHDALAAMLIVDPDLGEYVQRPVRVELRGELTRGTTVWDARSLPADDTRRPVKVAVGSDVAQFQERLLSALLTF; translated from the coding sequence GTGACGAAGGCACCGAAGATTCTTTATGACTGCGACACCGGCATCGACGACGCGATGACGCTGCTCTATCTGGCCTCACTGGTCCAGGCGGGGAAGGCGGAGCTGGCGGCGGTCGGCACGGTGCACGGCAATATCGACCCGATGACCGGCGCGCTGAACACACTGCGGGTGCTGGAGGCCGCGGGCCTCACCTCGGGCGGGCGGGAGCCTGCCGGTCCGGCGGTGCCGGTCGCGGTCGGCGCCGCCCGGCCCATGGCGCAGGACGTCCACTACGCGCTGGACTGGCACGGCACCGACGGCCTCGGCGACACGCACCTTCCCGAGCCCGCGGGACGCCCGGTCGACGAGCCCGCCGCCGCGCAGATCGTCCGGCTGGCCCGCGCGATGCCCGGCGAGCTGACCCTGCTCGCGACCGGCCCCCTGACCAACCTCGGCTCGGCGCTGCTGCTGGACGGCGAGCTGCCGTCGCTGGTCCGCGAGGTCGTGGTGATGGGCGGCGCGTTCGATCATCCGGGCAACATCACCACGCACGCCGAGGCGAACATCTGGCACGACCCCGAGGCAGCCGACCTGGTGTTCGCGGCGGACTGGCCGATCGTCCTGGTACCGCTGGACGCCACGCACCCGACCGCCGTCCACGACGACTGGCTGGACCGGCTGGCCGCGCACGACACTCCCGTCGCCCGGTTCGCCGCGAACATCCTGGAGTTCTACGCGGACGCCTACACGCCCACCCTCAAGCGCCGGGGCGCGGTCATCCACGACGCACTCGCGGCGATGCTGATCGTCGACCCGGACCTCGGCGAGTACGTCCAGCGTCCGGTGCGGGTGGAGCTGCGAGGCGAGCTGACGCGGGGCACGACCGTGTGGGACGCCCGCTCCCTGCCCGCCGACGACACGCGCCGTCCGGTGAAGGTGGCCGTCGGCAGCGACGTGGCGCAGTTCCAGGAGCGCCTGCTGTCGGCCCTCCTCACCTTCTGA
- a CDS encoding SRPBCC family protein — MPREIEATATSAAAPEVIFKHLCVPEAWDEWGGFWTRARRESAGQEHPNGLGAVRYIRSWREEVVAWDPPRHYGYIALAGRPERRLRADITLEPHFAGTLIRWRGEVDGFPGTGPLTSAVLRRRLDAYAHRVARHSERCEPGCPARLPGAL; from the coding sequence ATGCCGCGTGAGATCGAGGCCACCGCCACATCCGCCGCCGCGCCTGAGGTGATCTTCAAGCACCTGTGCGTCCCGGAGGCGTGGGACGAGTGGGGCGGTTTCTGGACCAGGGCGCGGCGGGAGTCCGCCGGTCAGGAGCACCCGAACGGGCTCGGGGCCGTCCGGTACATCCGGTCGTGGCGCGAGGAGGTCGTGGCCTGGGATCCGCCACGCCACTACGGCTACATCGCGCTGGCGGGCCGTCCGGAGCGGCGCCTTCGCGCGGACATCACGCTGGAACCGCACTTCGCGGGCACGCTGATCCGCTGGCGCGGCGAGGTGGACGGCTTCCCGGGCACCGGACCGCTCACAAGCGCCGTCCTGCGCCGCCGCCTCGACGCCTACGCGCACCGTGTGGCGAGGCATTCCGAGCGCTGCGAACCAGGCTGCCCGGCCCGCCTACCAGGCGCCCTTTAG
- a CDS encoding PIG-L deacetylase family protein encodes MAHPDDVDFGAAGTVAAWTDRGIEVVYLMVTDGDAGGFDDGVTREEMAALRREEQRAAAKCVGVSDVRFLGYPDGRVEVGFGLRRDIARVIRQVRPDRVLMPSPERNYERIYPSHPDHRAVGAAALDAVYPDARNPYAFPELLADEGLEAWTAREVWLSGGPVVNHYVDITDRFDRKVNALRAHASQTAHMGDGLPEMLRGWLGSNAAAAGLPEGSLAESFQVIDTA; translated from the coding sequence ATGGCGCATCCCGACGACGTCGACTTCGGCGCGGCCGGGACGGTGGCGGCCTGGACGGACCGCGGCATCGAGGTCGTCTACCTCATGGTCACCGACGGTGACGCGGGCGGCTTCGACGACGGCGTCACCCGCGAGGAGATGGCCGCCCTGCGCCGCGAGGAGCAGCGCGCCGCGGCCAAGTGCGTCGGGGTGAGCGACGTCCGGTTCCTCGGCTACCCGGACGGCCGGGTCGAGGTGGGCTTCGGCCTGCGCCGCGACATCGCCCGCGTGATCCGGCAGGTGCGCCCGGACCGGGTGCTGATGCCGAGCCCCGAGCGCAACTACGAGCGGATCTACCCGAGCCACCCCGACCACCGGGCGGTCGGGGCGGCCGCGCTCGACGCCGTCTACCCCGACGCCCGCAATCCCTACGCGTTCCCGGAGCTTCTCGCCGACGAGGGCCTGGAGGCGTGGACTGCGCGGGAGGTGTGGCTGTCCGGCGGCCCCGTCGTCAACCACTACGTCGACATCACCGACCGGTTCGACCGGAAGGTGAACGCGCTGCGGGCACACGCCAGCCAGACCGCGCACATGGGGGACGGCCTGCCGGAGATGCTGCGCGGCTGGCTCGGGAGCAACGCCGCCGCTGCGGGGCTGCCCGAGGGCAGTCTCGCCGAGTCGTTCCAGGTCATCGACACTGCCTGA
- the dhaK gene encoding dihydroxyacetone kinase subunit DhaK has translation MRKLINAPADVVSDALRGLAAAHPSLKVDPGNGTVIRGDAPRSGKVALVSGGGSGHEPLHAGFVGHGMLDAACCGEVFTSPVPDQIIAATMAVDGGAGVLHLVKNYTGDVMNFQMAAELAEDEDIEVVSVVVDDDVAVEDSTFTAGRRGTGATLFAEKIAGALAEEGAPLADVAAVAREVNERSRSFGVALSSCTVPAAGTPTFELGEDEMELGIGIHGEPGRERVRVGTAAQIVDATLSAIDADMPLSGSEVLVLVNGMGGTPLIEQYVAYAAAAEWLEAHGATVVRRLVGPYVTSLEMAGCMISVCRVTPELIRLWDAPVETPGLRWGR, from the coding sequence ATGCGCAAACTCATCAACGCCCCGGCGGACGTGGTGTCCGACGCCCTGCGCGGACTGGCCGCCGCGCACCCGTCCCTGAAGGTCGACCCCGGGAACGGGACCGTCATACGGGGGGACGCCCCGCGGAGCGGGAAGGTCGCCCTGGTCTCGGGCGGCGGATCCGGCCACGAACCGCTGCACGCCGGATTCGTCGGCCACGGGATGCTGGACGCGGCCTGCTGCGGCGAGGTCTTCACCTCTCCCGTTCCCGACCAGATCATCGCCGCGACGATGGCGGTGGACGGCGGCGCCGGCGTGCTGCACCTGGTGAAGAACTACACCGGCGACGTCATGAACTTCCAGATGGCCGCCGAACTCGCCGAGGACGAGGACATCGAGGTCGTGTCCGTCGTCGTCGACGACGACGTCGCGGTGGAGGACAGCACGTTCACCGCCGGCCGGCGCGGCACCGGCGCCACGCTGTTCGCCGAGAAGATCGCCGGGGCGCTCGCCGAGGAGGGCGCGCCCCTCGCGGACGTGGCGGCCGTGGCACGGGAGGTGAACGAGCGCAGCAGGTCGTTCGGCGTGGCGCTGTCGTCCTGCACGGTCCCGGCGGCCGGGACGCCGACGTTCGAGCTGGGCGAGGACGAGATGGAGCTCGGCATCGGCATCCACGGCGAGCCCGGCCGCGAACGCGTCCGGGTCGGCACCGCCGCGCAGATCGTGGACGCCACGCTCAGCGCGATCGACGCGGACATGCCGCTGTCGGGTTCGGAGGTGCTCGTGCTGGTCAACGGGATGGGCGGCACCCCGCTGATCGAGCAGTACGTCGCCTACGCGGCGGCGGCCGAGTGGCTGGAGGCGCACGGCGCGACCGTCGTCCGCCGCCTCGTCGGGCCGTACGTGACCAGTCTGGAGATGGCGGGTTGCATGATCAGCGTGTGCCGGGTGACGCCCGAGCTGATCCGCCTGTGGGACGCGCCCGTCGAGACGCCGGGGCTGCGGTGGGGCCGGTGA